In Longimicrobiales bacterium, the DNA window ATGTACTGGACCATGTCGTGGATGGTATCGCCAGACTCGACGTGTCCGCCCTGCGAGTTGATGTAGATGGTGATCGGTTCATTGGACTGTGAGTCCATGGCGAGGAGCTGACCGATGACATTGGCGGCGAGCTTCTGATTGACCTCGCCGCTGATGATGAGCGTGCGCGCCTTGAACAGCAGATTGCGCGTGTCCTCGGTGAGGACGGTTGGCGTGACGCGCGGCGAATCGTCGGGCTGCGCCGGCTGTTCGTCCGGATGCTCCGGGTCGGGATCCTCCATGGGATCGGGGAACTGGCGCGGCGGGTCGTGCTGGTGGTGTCTCATCGTCTCCTCATTATCGACAGTGAACGTCCTCAGATTCCATTCATGCGTGCGGCCAGGCCCGGCTGCCGGACGCCGGCACTGATGCCGTCGTACTCCGCCGTGGCGGGCGCCGGTGTGCGCGCGTCCCGATCCTGGAGAGCTGCCTCCGCGGCGACATCCATCTCCATCGCGATCTGCTCCTCGATGGTTTCGAGTCTGCCCCGACTGATACCCTGCCGCACGAGATGTTCTTCATACAGGCCGATCGGATCGCGCCGCCCCCAGTGCTCGAACAGCGACGCGTCGAACGTCGCGCGTGCCTCGGCCTCGTCATGCGTCGCGTGCCCGCCCATGCGGAACGTTTCAGCAACGAGCAGCGTAGCCCCGCCGCCGTTGCGTGCGTGATCCGCGGCGAGCCGTGTGGCAGCGAACACATCGAGCACGTTGTTGCCATCGGCGAACGCGCCGCGCAGGCCGTACATCGCGGGCCAGGCGTCGAAGCCGCCCACCTGGTGCTGACCGAGCTTCGTGCCGAGCGCGACCTGGTTGTTCTGCAGCACGAATATGACCGGGACGCGGAGCACACCGGCGAGGTTGAAGCCCTCGTGTACCGCCGCTGTCTTGGTGGCGCCGTCGCCGACCCATGTGAGTGCGACGCGCTTCTCCCCGCGTTGCTGGAACGCCAGGGCCAGCCCGGTCGACACGGGTACCATGTCGCCGACGTGAGAGATCGGCTGGAGCACGCCGCATGCGAGATCGCCGAAATGGCCGTCACGACCGCCGTTCGGCCCATCACTCGTGCCGAGGTAGCCGGCGAACATGTGCTGGAGCGGCATCCCCATCTCGTGACACGCGCCGGCATTGCGGATCATCGGCGCCACGATGTCGCTGTCGCGCTCCAGCGCATGCACGCACCCGACCGTCACCGCTTCCTCGCCCGTTCCGAGCCACGCCTTCGAGATGACGCCGCGCCGCACCCATCGCTTCAGCGCGATGTCATGGAGTCGAAAACGCACCATCCCTGCGTACAGCCCGAGGAGGGCATCCTCATCGAGCTCGTCGATGACCCGGCGGCGTTCGGCATCGCTGCGCGTGCGCTCCGCGTACTCGTCCACGAGCTGCGGGTCCGGCTTCCAGCCGACGTATTCGGGCGGATCGTAGGGAGGGTAGCGGCGCATGGGCGACAACGTAGCCGCGGCGGGCGTGCTGGAAAAGGAGAACGGCCGGCCATGAAACCGGGCCGCCGCCGATCCGGAAGCCCGGTGTTGAATGCGACCGGCTCTTCAGGCGACGGCCACGACTTCGGTCTCCTGGATGGCACGTCCGACGCGAGCAGCCGTAATATCGAGATCAGCCCGCGATGGGATCGGTGCATCGGGCATCGGCAGCTGCAGTGCGAACGGCTCGCCTTCACGCACGGGTATGAGGTGGAGATGGAAGTGCGGCACGTCCTGACCACCGGCCTTCCCGTTTGCGCTGAAGATGTTGATCGCCTGTGCGTCCATGGCGCGCTGGATCCCGGGCGCAATGCGCCGCGCGACCGCCAGGCAGTGAGCCGCCAGGTCCTCCGGCATGTCGAACAGCGTCTCGTGATGGTCCTTCGTCACGATGAGAGTATGACCCTTGCTCATCGGCTGGATGTCCAGAAATGCCAGTGTCCTGTCATCCTCGTGGACCAGGCTGACCATCTCCTCCCCGCCGATGATACGGCAGAATACGCAGCTATGCTCGACCATGTCGCCTCGCTTGACCTGAAATCTCCTGGTGGTTCCCCCATCACCAACGCAGGATGCGGGCCCGATTCCTGCCCCCGCGGCTACTGGCCGGCGGCGCCGCCGGGCTTAGATTGTCGCGCCGCTGCATCGCCCCGTTGCCGCAGGGGCGCGTTACCCCGGAGAGGTGAATGTCACGCCAGGAAGTCAATGTGAAGCTGCGATTCGACGGCACCGTCGCCGCGGCTTTCCCGCTCGCACTGCTGGAGTCCGTCCGCTCTCACGACCG includes these proteins:
- a CDS encoding thiamine pyrophosphate-dependent dehydrogenase E1 component subunit alpha; this encodes MRRYPPYDPPEYVGWKPDPQLVDEYAERTRSDAERRRVIDELDEDALLGLYAGMVRFRLHDIALKRWVRRGVISKAWLGTGEEAVTVGCVHALERDSDIVAPMIRNAGACHEMGMPLQHMFAGYLGTSDGPNGGRDGHFGDLACGVLQPISHVGDMVPVSTGLALAFQQRGEKRVALTWVGDGATKTAAVHEGFNLAGVLRVPVIFVLQNNQVALGTKLGQHQVGGFDAWPAMYGLRGAFADGNNVLDVFAATRLAADHARNGGGATLLVAETFRMGGHATHDEAEARATFDASLFEHWGRRDPIGLYEEHLVRQGISRGRLETIEEQIAMEMDVAAEAALQDRDARTPAPATAEYDGISAGVRQPGLAARMNGI
- a CDS encoding HIT family protein, with the translated sequence MVEHSCVFCRIIGGEEMVSLVHEDDRTLAFLDIQPMSKGHTLIVTKDHHETLFDMPEDLAAHCLAVARRIAPGIQRAMDAQAINIFSANGKAGGQDVPHFHLHLIPVREGEPFALQLPMPDAPIPSRADLDITAARVGRAIQETEVVAVA